A genomic region of Trifolium pratense cultivar HEN17-A07 linkage group LG3, ARS_RC_1.1, whole genome shotgun sequence contains the following coding sequences:
- the LOC123919019 gene encoding NADH dehydrogenase [ubiquinone] iron-sulfur protein 6, mitochondrial, with the protein MASSILKNLVKFSSSTATTTATRSFSLVTTQISNHTAKWMQDTSKKSPMELINEVPPIKVEGRIVACEGDTDPALGHPIEYICLDLAQPAVCKYCGLRYVQDHNH; encoded by the exons ATGGCATCGAGTATTTTGAAGAACCTCGTCAAATTTTCATCATCGACGGCGACGACCACCGCAACCAGAAGTTTCAGCCTCGTAACCACACAAATCAGCAACCATACTGCCAAATGGATGCAG GACACCAGCAAGAAATCTCCAATGGAGCTGATCAATGAAGTACCACCTATTAAGGTTGAAGGCAGGATAGTTGCTTGTGAAGGAG ATACTGATCCCGCCCTTGGACACCCAATTGAATATATATGCCTTGACTTGGCCCAGCCAGCTGTCTGCAAATATTGTGGCCTACGTTATGTTCAGGATCACAACCATTAA
- the LOC123914858 gene encoding uncharacterized protein LOC123914858, which produces MHISFIPGELKDLWDLWGLETLVLLSFAIQVILMVYGSRRKDIPGMGIRLTVWFTYLLSATLAKIIIGKLTEIPESDPNERNIRRELKALFAPLLLVQIGNPDAITAYSIEDNRLGLRQLLTLVLQVAVVIWIVVKSWTHSQLSYLYLPLLVSGLIKYGEVVWTLKSALSKTSGIITVQEIDDQEANMPALFRFLTDDIPNIELILKAYYRFSSLKPHRENWLYQPLYDSLPWMSIDEYAPEDIFHITDAELSFMYDVLYTKAPIIYTKAGFILRVVSFSHLVITLCGFSMLFRQDFYRHPKACLTVGVLGGAVLLEAYQIMQLPFSDWAIVQMIKHQHLPFMIPCLRILGQRATDRKRWSNTLAQFNLINFCIHHDKPLKCGRILKFRGIDMMLKKNKCRRRVPFPKELKILMVEEMKDIDRDRGLKSFNHRGDWSLGRYECLNDLKWSVKRDFDKSITIWHIATDTCYYSDSEINAGNYTKIQMAKSLSDYMMYLLALRPHMLSMTTTNIIFRHACDKLNSLLLQQEQSVKDEKEVCRILRMERLPHHSNSERRSETVVTSKWHILRDAQRLARNLMSRENRWKIMCSVWVEMLCYAAANCNVDYHSEQIRRGGGLITHVWILLAHKTDKYHISD; this is translated from the coding sequence atgcACATAAGTTTCATCCCAGGAGAACTAAAAGACCTATGGGATCTATGGGGTTTAGAAACACTAGTGCTATTGAGTTTCGCAATCCAAGTCATCCTCATGGTTTACGGCAGCCGTAGAAAAGACATCCCAGGTATGGGGATAAGGCTCACAGTTTGGTTTACCTATTTACTCTCTGCTACACTTGCAAAAATCATTATAGGTAAACTCACTGAAATACCTGAAAGTGATCCTAATGAGCGCAACATTAGACGCGAACTCAAGGCGTTGTTTGCACCGTTACTTCTCGTTCAAATTGGAAATCCAGATGCTATAACTGCATACTCAATTGAAGACAATAGATTGGGATTGAGGCAACTTCTTACACTTGTTTTACAAGTAGCTGTTGTGATTTGGATCGTTGTAAAGAGCTGGACACATTCACAACTCTCTTATCTTTACCTTCCGTTACTCGTCTCCGGACTAATCAAGTATGGAGAAGTTGTATGGACTCTCAAGTCAGCTCTTAGTAAAACTTCTGGCATAATAACGGTTCAAGAGATTGATGATCAAGAAGCAAACATGCCTGCTTTATTCAGATTTCTTACAGATGATATTCCAAATATTGAATTAATCTTGAAGGCTTATTACCGCTTTAGCTCGTTGAAGCCTCACCGCGAAAACTGGCTATATCAGCCTCTGTATGATTCTCTACCTTGGATGTCTATTGACGAGTATGCACCGGAGGATATCTTTCACATCACAGATGCAGAACTCAGCTTCATGTACGATGTGCTATACACTAAAGCACCTATAATCTACACAAAAGCAGGTTTTATTCTTCGTGTTGTGAGTTTCTCGCATTTAGTTATCACTCTCTGTGGATTTTCAATGTTATTCAGACAAGACTTTTACCGCCATCCGAAAGCCTGTTTAACTGTCGGTGTATTAGGAGGAGCTGTTCTTTTGGAGGCATACCAGATCATGCAATTACCTTTCTCAGATTGGGCAATAGTTCAAATGATCAAGCACCAACATCTTCCATTTATGATACCATGTCTAAGGATTCTTGGACAAAGAGCAACCGATCGGAAAAGGTGGTCAAATACTTTGGCACAGTTTAACTTGATAAACTTTTGCATCCATCATGACAAGCCATTGAAGTGTGGAAGAATTCTCAAGTTCCGAGGGATCGACATGATGTTGAAGAAGAATAAGTGTAGGAGGCGTGTACCATTTCCGAAAGAATTGAAAATTCTGATGGTTGAAGAAATGAAAGATATTGATAGAGATAGAGGACTAAAATCCTTCAACCATAGGGGAGATTGGTCACTTGGAAGATATGAATGTCTCAATGATCTCAAATGGAGTGTTAAAAGAGATTTTGACAAGAGCATTACTATATGGCACATTGCAACTGATACATGTTATTATTCTGATTCAGAAATTAATGCTGGAAATTACACCAAAATCCAAATGGCCAAATCATTGTCAGATTATATGATGTACCTTCTCGCGTTGCGTCCGCATATGCTTTCCATGACAACAACCAACATAATTTTCCGACACGCCTGCGACAAACTTAACTCCTTGTTGCTACAACAAGAACAATCTGTGAAAGATGAAAAAGAAGTGTGCAGGATTTTGAGAATGGAAAGACTTCCTCATCACTCCAATTCGGAGAGGAGATCGGAAACTGTTGTCACGTCAAAATGGCACATACTAAGAGATGCTCAAAGACTGGCTAGGAATTTGATGTCTAGAGAAAACAGATGGAAAATCATGTGTAGTGTGTGGGTGGAGATGTTGTGCTATGCTGCAGCTAATTGCAATGTCGATTACCATTCGGAACAAATAAGGAGAGGTGGAGGTTTGATAACTCATGTTTGGATTCTTTTAGCACACAAGACAGATAAATATCACATCAGTGACTAA